A portion of the Leptospira noumeaensis genome contains these proteins:
- a CDS encoding FecR family protein: MKLTIINRLTALGFVAVFAIVLAACQKDSKESVTPVTENSAKESNVVVAFVKGDVVVIRESGQVKPNLGDVLTSKDTIVTGQNGSVEILVGEDGVLKLNKNTSLSVSQAFAANDGSRETEVNMQYGKLVTVLRKERKTESFNVVTPTSIAGVRGTIFLTNVENPSAKGGNVACGSGNCVVKYTVLDGAVAIRKANSENEIVVDKQKTAEVGNETKLSDKMIKPMDKQSLSEMKEMLAFENTKMLQFESLANELKTNNEELQKLNIGSSVEELEKAAKSREITKSKSDEVITTAKSIEDSKYIKKDVQKDSLKLAPKESFDKTK; encoded by the coding sequence ATGAAACTTACAATAATCAATCGATTGACAGCACTAGGATTTGTGGCGGTTTTTGCCATAGTTTTAGCTGCTTGCCAAAAAGATTCTAAGGAATCTGTAACTCCTGTTACAGAAAATTCTGCGAAGGAAAGTAATGTAGTTGTTGCCTTTGTAAAAGGTGATGTGGTTGTAATCCGCGAAAGTGGACAAGTCAAACCAAACTTAGGTGATGTATTAACTTCCAAAGATACCATCGTAACCGGCCAAAACGGTTCCGTGGAAATCCTTGTGGGTGAAGACGGAGTGCTTAAGTTAAACAAAAATACTTCTCTTAGTGTCAGCCAAGCATTTGCCGCAAACGACGGATCACGTGAAACAGAAGTGAATATGCAATACGGAAAACTTGTGACAGTTCTTCGTAAAGAAAGAAAAACAGAATCTTTCAATGTTGTGACTCCCACTTCCATTGCGGGTGTTCGCGGAACTATCTTTCTTACCAATGTTGAAAATCCATCGGCAAAAGGTGGAAACGTAGCTTGTGGGTCAGGAAATTGTGTAGTTAAATATACAGTACTTGATGGTGCTGTTGCCATTCGCAAAGCAAACTCAGAAAACGAAATCGTAGTCGACAAACAGAAAACAGCTGAAGTCGGAAACGAAACTAAACTTTCTGACAAAATGATCAAACCAATGGACAAACAATCTCTCTCAGAGATGAAAGAAATGTTGGCTTTTGAAAACACCAAGATGTTACAGTTTGAATCTCTTGCAAATGAACTAAAGACCAACAACGAAGAACTTCAAAAACTAAACATTGGATCTTCTGTAGAAGAATTGGAAAAAGCAGCAAAATCTCGTGAGATTACTAAATCAAAATCTGATGAAGTCATCACAACTGCTAAGTCTATAGAAGATTCTAAATACATCAAAAAAGATGTTCAAAAAGATTCCTTAAAATTAGCACCTAAAGAGAGTTTTGATAAGACGAAATGA
- the rsgA gene encoding ribosome small subunit-dependent GTPase A — translation MGKELFTIARIFGAYYEIYSEGTTYALAVLKGKLRLKNSNERHPFVVGDLVLAEKSSGEEWVISEKMERKNFLSRKSDRGDSHVLCANLDQVAILASCKDPETKPGFIDRLLAASYQTEIPPLIIFTKKDLVSPEEIEDREVYYRELGYEVMSVSLLSEESIQPLWERIRGKRTFLCGNSGVGKSTLMNHLHKKTVQRTNLVSGSTKKGKHTTTNSFALFLEENTVLIDSPGVKEWGILHLTPVELWESFPELRKIKETCKEIYCCELGSECPMRKHVNETMDETRKKSLESMIESLENPYRVTRRDHWSKAVTKRY, via the coding sequence TTGGGTAAAGAACTATTTACAATCGCTCGGATCTTCGGGGCCTATTACGAAATTTATTCAGAAGGGACTACCTATGCCCTCGCTGTCCTCAAAGGTAAGTTACGGTTAAAAAATTCGAACGAACGCCATCCCTTTGTTGTGGGTGATCTTGTCTTAGCTGAAAAATCTTCCGGCGAAGAGTGGGTCATTTCGGAAAAAATGGAACGTAAGAACTTCCTTTCTCGGAAAAGTGACCGTGGCGATAGTCATGTGTTATGTGCCAATTTAGACCAAGTGGCAATTCTCGCTTCTTGCAAAGATCCGGAAACCAAACCAGGATTTATTGATAGGTTACTTGCTGCCTCCTACCAAACAGAAATTCCTCCTCTCATCATTTTCACTAAAAAGGATTTGGTTTCCCCAGAAGAAATCGAAGACCGCGAAGTTTACTATAGAGAGTTAGGTTATGAAGTGATGAGTGTCTCACTTCTTTCAGAAGAATCCATCCAACCTTTGTGGGAAAGGATCCGTGGGAAACGAACTTTCCTTTGTGGAAATTCCGGAGTGGGGAAGTCGACTCTCATGAACCATCTTCATAAAAAGACAGTACAAAGGACAAACCTCGTCAGTGGGTCTACCAAAAAGGGAAAACACACCACCACAAATTCATTTGCTCTATTTTTGGAGGAAAACACTGTCCTCATCGATTCGCCAGGGGTCAAAGAATGGGGCATCCTACACCTGACACCTGTTGAACTTTGGGAGAGTTTTCCCGAATTACGAAAGATCAAGGAAACTTGTAAGGAAATTTATTGCTGTGAACTGGGTTCTGAGTGTCCAATGCGAAAACACGTGAACGAAACCATGGATGAAACCAGAAAAAAAAGCTTAGAATCCATGATCGAGAGCCTAGAAAACCCCTATCGTGTGACAAGACGGGACCATTGGTCAAAAGCTGTCACAAAAAGGTATTAG
- a CDS encoding sensor histidine kinase, translated as MQIQVFFRSSIILLSSFSWFVFAYGLGILQASYLFVFFLIFMGFLTLSLFLFHLPQAKTAVDEKPKKRDELVQNLFALEKFKEELISFNDPDKISETISQFLASKIPAEFVQVYTWDEREGQFRPRPFLESLDQKFSGLPSLPVFNPFLLWLSEREGIHIKENFIQFASTHHEKIAKQALDFFTETKSELVATLSIKSSLVGFILLGKHKEGKVYDIEEIEIILEILSVSLMSLSNSMIYQQLLNLTETLEAKVRERTKELEETQAHLVQSEKMASLGVMVAGIAHEINTPAAVINGSADNLDANLVFVLSHLGDITYLIQNPDFRSIYLDILFSFVKEDPAAKIDPKDKFKLKKETKHKFIQDGIPENDATDLATFLIDHHLLHMQEELIRIWKVGGKETFEMLKNTLSLQRNIKNIKYAIRNIVRIVKALKYYSHLGQASYSESDLHEGLENTLVIMQNQIKHGVEIERAYGTIPTVRCNIDELNQVWTNLITNAIHAMKTVEHPKLTISSRMIGEDFVLISFEDNGSGIPTEIKDKIWDPFFTTKDQGEGTGLGLGIVKGIIEKHKGRIEVESTPGKTRFMVYLPLVGPGDVPSIPKEIFREIRG; from the coding sequence ATGCAAATACAAGTTTTCTTTCGCTCCAGTATCATTCTTCTATCTTCTTTTAGTTGGTTTGTTTTTGCGTACGGACTCGGCATTTTACAGGCATCTTACCTTTTTGTATTTTTTCTCATCTTTATGGGTTTTCTTACCTTATCACTTTTTTTATTCCACCTTCCCCAGGCAAAAACCGCTGTGGATGAAAAACCCAAAAAAAGAGATGAACTTGTCCAAAACCTTTTTGCCTTGGAAAAATTCAAAGAAGAACTAATCTCCTTCAATGACCCAGACAAAATCAGCGAAACCATAAGCCAGTTCCTTGCTTCCAAAATCCCTGCAGAATTTGTTCAAGTTTATACTTGGGACGAAAGAGAAGGACAATTCCGCCCGAGACCATTTTTAGAATCATTAGATCAGAAGTTCTCCGGTTTACCTTCCCTTCCTGTATTCAATCCATTTCTCCTTTGGTTGTCCGAACGCGAAGGAATCCATATCAAAGAAAACTTCATTCAATTTGCATCCACTCATCATGAAAAAATAGCCAAACAAGCATTAGACTTTTTTACAGAAACAAAATCAGAATTGGTTGCTACCCTTTCTATCAAATCAAGCCTTGTTGGTTTTATTTTGCTTGGGAAACACAAAGAAGGTAAAGTATATGATATCGAAGAAATCGAAATCATTTTAGAAATACTTTCTGTTTCTCTCATGTCTTTATCCAATTCAATGATCTACCAACAGCTTTTAAACTTAACAGAAACGTTGGAAGCAAAGGTAAGAGAACGAACCAAAGAATTAGAAGAGACCCAAGCCCATTTGGTGCAGTCTGAAAAAATGGCTTCACTCGGGGTGATGGTGGCGGGGATTGCTCATGAAATCAACACTCCTGCGGCAGTCATCAACGGATCTGCTGATAATTTGGATGCCAATTTAGTTTTTGTATTATCTCATTTGGGAGATATCACTTACCTCATCCAAAACCCCGATTTTCGTTCCATATATTTGGACATTCTTTTTAGTTTTGTGAAAGAAGACCCAGCAGCAAAAATTGATCCTAAAGATAAATTCAAACTCAAAAAAGAAACCAAACATAAATTCATCCAAGATGGGATTCCAGAAAATGATGCGACCGATTTAGCTACTTTTCTCATCGACCATCATCTTTTGCATATGCAGGAAGAACTCATTCGTATTTGGAAAGTCGGAGGGAAAGAAACCTTCGAGATGTTAAAGAATACCTTAAGCTTACAACGAAATATTAAAAACATCAAATATGCAATTCGTAATATTGTTCGTATTGTCAAAGCGCTCAAATACTATTCACACTTAGGCCAAGCCTCTTATTCGGAATCAGACCTTCACGAAGGATTAGAAAATACTCTCGTGATCATGCAAAACCAAATCAAACATGGGGTGGAAATTGAAAGGGCTTATGGAACCATCCCAACGGTTCGTTGTAATATCGATGAACTGAATCAGGTTTGGACAAACCTCATTACGAATGCGATCCATGCGATGAAAACAGTGGAACATCCCAAACTCACCATCTCTTCTCGTATGATTGGAGAAGATTTTGTTTTGATTAGTTTTGAAGACAATGGATCGGGAATTCCAACCGAAATCAAAGATAAAATTTGGGATCCGTTTTTTACAACGAAAGACCAAGGAGAAGGTACAGGGCTTGGACTTGGGATTGTGAAAGGGATCATTGAAAAACATAAAGGAAGGATTGAAGTGGAATCCACTCCAGGAAAAACTAGGTTTATGGTTTATTTACCGTTAGTTGGCCCTGGAGATGTTCCGAGTATCCCAAAAGAAATCTTTCGGGAAATTCGTGGTTAA
- a CDS encoding acyl-CoA desaturase — MTTQAEIKTQAPIDWVTMVFLLTSPLVGIFGTLYLYLYASIHLATWALFVFYFFATGMGITVGYHRLFSHKAYEAKSPIKLLLLLFGAAAFQSTALEWSEDHRIHHRFVDTDKDPYSINKGFWYAHIGWLFRKRKYVQNGVQDLANDPLVLWQHKHFYSISIFMCFFLPGLITMFWGSFLEGFFVAGFLRLFVVHQFTFFINSACHVWGERTFSKEQTARDNWIIAFFTFGEGFHNFHHEFQADYRNGIRWFDYDPSKWMIKGLSYFGLTYNLKKVSEEKILQKTMYLKEKETLNQHTNLEESRLRHWEEQLANLRETTLQEFQNWTKAKQTANAEEAGVFRKNFEKTKESWEKLLNQPGNPLFS, encoded by the coding sequence ATGACGACACAAGCTGAAATCAAAACGCAAGCCCCCATAGATTGGGTAACGATGGTATTTTTACTCACTTCTCCTTTGGTAGGAATCTTTGGAACTCTCTACCTTTACCTTTATGCTTCCATTCACTTAGCCACTTGGGCCTTATTTGTATTTTATTTCTTTGCTACCGGAATGGGGATTACCGTTGGATACCATAGACTTTTTTCACACAAAGCTTATGAAGCAAAATCTCCCATCAAACTTCTGTTACTTCTATTTGGTGCAGCAGCCTTCCAATCCACTGCTCTCGAATGGAGTGAAGACCACCGCATCCACCATCGATTTGTAGACACTGACAAAGATCCATATTCCATTAATAAAGGATTTTGGTATGCCCATATTGGTTGGTTGTTTCGCAAACGTAAGTATGTGCAAAATGGGGTTCAAGATTTGGCAAATGACCCTTTGGTTCTTTGGCAACATAAACATTTTTATTCTATTTCTATCTTTATGTGTTTTTTCCTTCCTGGACTTATTACTATGTTCTGGGGTTCTTTTTTAGAAGGGTTTTTTGTCGCGGGTTTCCTTCGACTTTTTGTGGTTCACCAGTTTACTTTTTTTATCAACAGCGCTTGCCATGTATGGGGAGAACGAACTTTTTCTAAAGAACAAACTGCAAGAGACAATTGGATCATCGCCTTTTTTACGTTTGGTGAAGGGTTTCATAACTTCCATCACGAGTTCCAAGCAGATTACCGAAACGGGATTCGTTGGTTTGATTATGATCCATCCAAGTGGATGATCAAAGGACTTTCTTATTTTGGTCTTACTTATAATTTAAAAAAAGTTTCAGAAGAAAAAATCCTACAAAAAACAATGTATCTAAAGGAAAAAGAAACATTAAACCAACATACAAATTTGGAAGAATCCAGACTTCGCCATTGGGAAGAACAACTCGCCAATCTTCGCGAAACTACTTTACAAGAATTTCAAAATTGGACAAAGGCAAAACAAACTGCGAATGCCGAAGAAGCTGGTGTATTCCGAAAGAACTTTGAAAAAACTAAAGAAAGTTGGGAAAAACTACTAAACCAACCAGGAAACCCACTTTTTTCTTAA
- a CDS encoding LBF_2804 family protein has protein sequence MSTERYKPGFLEKWGRRVLISIGTGSKKPKDSGKIFASHSKTLIFWGIFWSFWIGFLPSVAFVALAAELPSVQIWPLPHITYISLSEFIFLLGFVTIVEFYLLFRLGFFLSFRMAEYADIELAEEPELITPIPGMMARLVLEIPDPRIRLYGIDPYKHLNERALFFRTILYKSKVFLSNIIAKLLLKVFLGRTGLRFLIEYISGPITGLWDSVTTYLILFELRKRIITRKLSDAILHRFKLFDRSHQLTESTVRAVAIAIVFTKTFHPNFEYLLFRLIGLLPNRDKLTNLDDWTEFVTSFQRLTMEERKWPITIFALCSSFDGSLNKEELEAFREITEISPSWLLDRVRHLTVTIQKGELSESLLWMEKILPD, from the coding sequence ATGAGTACAGAACGTTACAAACCGGGTTTTTTAGAAAAGTGGGGAAGACGGGTTCTTATTTCCATAGGCACTGGTTCCAAAAAACCTAAGGACTCAGGAAAAATTTTTGCCTCTCATTCAAAAACCCTTATCTTTTGGGGGATTTTTTGGTCTTTTTGGATTGGATTTTTACCCTCTGTGGCCTTTGTTGCCCTTGCGGCCGAATTACCTTCAGTCCAAATTTGGCCTCTACCTCACATAACTTACATTAGCCTTTCTGAATTTATTTTTCTTTTGGGATTTGTAACCATCGTTGAATTTTATCTCCTCTTTCGATTGGGATTTTTTCTTTCGTTTCGAATGGCAGAGTATGCAGACATTGAACTTGCGGAAGAACCAGAACTCATCACCCCCATTCCAGGAATGATGGCTAGGTTGGTTTTAGAAATTCCCGATCCACGAATTCGATTGTATGGAATTGATCCTTATAAACATCTAAATGAAAGAGCATTATTTTTTCGGACTATTTTATATAAAAGTAAGGTTTTCCTTTCCAATATCATAGCCAAACTCCTATTAAAGGTATTTTTGGGCAGGACAGGACTTAGGTTTCTGATTGAATACATATCTGGGCCAATCACTGGGCTTTGGGATAGTGTGACAACGTATTTGATATTGTTTGAACTACGAAAACGAATCATAACTAGAAAACTATCGGATGCTATCTTACATAGATTTAAGCTGTTCGACCGTAGCCACCAACTCACAGAGTCTACCGTTCGTGCAGTAGCCATTGCGATTGTATTCACAAAAACCTTTCATCCTAACTTTGAATATTTGCTCTTTCGGTTGATAGGCCTGCTACCAAATAGAGATAAACTAACAAACTTAGACGATTGGACAGAATTTGTCACATCCTTTCAAAGATTAACTATGGAAGAAAGAAAGTGGCCAATTACCATCTTTGCACTTTGTTCTTCTTTTGATGGATCCTTAAATAAAGAAGAGTTAGAAGCATTTCGGGAGATCACAGAAATTTCTCCTTCCTGGCTTTTGGATCGGGTTCGTCATTTGACTGTAACCATTCAGAAAGGAGAACTATCAGAATCTTTACTTTGGATGGAAAAAATCCTTCCCGACTAA
- the tpx gene encoding thiol peroxidase, whose amino-acid sequence MAQVTLKGNPVPLEGNIPQPGDKAPDFRVAKQDLGDLTLKDLSGKVKILVAVPSLDTAVCALETKKFNEKAAKENGITTLIISGDLPFAMKRFCSTEGIDSENLITGSQFKDFSFSKNYGTHIAAGPLAGLSARAVFVVDKDDIVRYTELVPEIGSEPNYDTVLAEAKKLV is encoded by the coding sequence ATGGCCCAAGTAACTCTCAAAGGAAATCCCGTTCCCCTAGAAGGAAACATTCCGCAACCAGGGGACAAAGCTCCTGATTTCCGAGTCGCAAAACAAGATCTAGGTGACTTAACACTCAAAGACTTATCTGGAAAGGTAAAAATTCTCGTTGCAGTTCCCAGTTTGGATACGGCAGTTTGTGCCCTCGAAACTAAAAAGTTCAATGAAAAAGCAGCCAAAGAAAATGGAATCACCACTCTCATTATTTCTGGTGACCTTCCTTTTGCAATGAAACGTTTTTGTTCTACAGAAGGAATTGATTCTGAAAACTTAATCACAGGTTCTCAGTTTAAAGATTTTTCTTTTTCCAAAAATTACGGAACTCATATTGCTGCGGGTCCACTTGCCGGTCTTTCTGCTCGTGCCGTTTTTGTTGTAGATAAAGACGATATCGTAAGATATACAGAACTCGTACCGGAAATAGGTAGCGAACCTAATTACGATACAGTTCTTGCGGAAGCTAAGAAACTCGTTTAG
- a CDS encoding ATP-binding protein, translating to MKLKIENFGIFSKKEFPIDRVTVFTGPNESGKTTILDALVSALVKVVGTTKFGATLSSRYKSDRNSDLGISKLSLSPNLFLNSLVIREGNMDVGSEKELVTAIEQTIFDSGYNPSQLKEQVEQLLAKTGNRKSAKDWNLALSELNTAKQKFDESEMSLNKISAQFIDLPQLEIQRQKLKLELVNANTEQNKLQSELSELKETEQHNEADRLYGQLLQWETLESGSKQEEKILKSGWDQKSKELDGEIKSLEQKRSLSKERLTNLEIKLESSSAQKKQIEQKSKKLESYFEFFETWKQTVRKFQEESPVIQKTIWNPLYRSLAGGFGVLGIFSLIFSIFSGLDGWIYILPILFLGVGLFFLFRAKEIKLEKDEPKWNEMVHRIVREMETKTLGEWKPESITMDSLSLCFQRYEREYTKQKLESEGFGSNLSSMEEEITRLRLEDKKMSETILEKEKELAGIWREAAVQSLSELSELYVQIRLKQEKLKTLTESLKTESKKWGTTDLGELKLKLKEKVSDLEKKGISKTFSSEDRTNKQRLENKIQILSDKIRELERSIVELEKKLDTGKAVLESQMVPAQKEWETNKRNLELKEKWKNDLERNFQSLEVLSEIFSEMQGESTDKMSSLVKSLQTRMDAIKGIRPTKQIQWNGFSDEIQITTDSSSDSFLFQNLSTGTKEQISYVLRLEYAFRIGKQFNLPFLLLDEPFRHMDVERRDSALSYTLQCIANAEEDWKVVFFSFDEGLVAKIKDLADGFNLPCQIHELTKRVS from the coding sequence ATGAAATTAAAAATAGAAAACTTCGGAATTTTTTCTAAAAAAGAATTTCCAATCGATAGAGTGACCGTGTTTACAGGTCCCAATGAATCGGGAAAAACAACCATCTTAGATGCGTTAGTATCTGCACTTGTGAAAGTGGTTGGAACCACAAAATTTGGCGCTACTTTGAGTTCTCGATACAAATCCGATAGAAATTCCGATTTAGGGATTTCGAAACTCAGTTTATCACCCAATTTGTTTTTGAATTCCCTTGTGATTCGGGAAGGAAATATGGATGTGGGATCCGAAAAAGAACTGGTCACTGCCATCGAACAAACAATATTTGATAGTGGTTATAACCCTTCCCAATTAAAAGAACAAGTCGAACAACTCCTTGCAAAAACAGGAAATAGAAAGTCAGCCAAAGACTGGAATTTGGCTTTATCTGAATTAAATACCGCCAAACAAAAATTTGACGAATCAGAAATGTCCCTAAATAAAATTTCAGCCCAATTTATTGATTTACCTCAACTGGAAATACAACGCCAAAAATTAAAACTTGAATTAGTGAATGCCAATACGGAACAAAACAAATTGCAATCCGAGTTGTCTGAACTAAAAGAAACCGAACAACATAACGAGGCCGATCGATTGTACGGCCAGCTATTACAATGGGAAACGTTAGAATCTGGTTCCAAACAAGAAGAGAAAATCCTAAAATCAGGTTGGGATCAAAAATCCAAAGAGTTGGATGGAGAAATCAAATCACTCGAACAAAAACGAAGTTTATCGAAAGAAAGACTCACTAATTTAGAGATAAAATTAGAATCGTCTTCCGCTCAAAAAAAACAAATCGAACAAAAATCTAAAAAATTAGAATCCTATTTTGAATTTTTTGAAACATGGAAACAAACAGTGAGAAAGTTTCAGGAAGAATCTCCTGTGATTCAAAAAACCATTTGGAATCCATTGTACAGAAGTTTGGCGGGCGGATTCGGTGTTCTCGGAATTTTTTCTTTGATTTTTTCTATATTTTCAGGACTGGATGGTTGGATTTATATTCTTCCCATTTTGTTTTTGGGTGTTGGTTTGTTTTTTCTCTTCCGAGCCAAAGAAATCAAACTTGAAAAAGATGAACCCAAATGGAATGAAATGGTCCACCGCATTGTAAGGGAGATGGAAACAAAAACTTTGGGTGAGTGGAAACCAGAATCCATAACAATGGATTCCTTGTCTTTATGTTTCCAAAGGTATGAAAGAGAATACACAAAACAAAAATTGGAATCAGAAGGTTTTGGTTCTAATTTGTCTTCTATGGAAGAAGAAATCACTCGGCTTCGATTAGAAGATAAAAAAATGAGTGAAACTATTTTGGAAAAAGAGAAGGAGCTTGCAGGTATTTGGCGAGAGGCGGCAGTCCAGTCATTATCCGAACTTTCAGAACTATATGTTCAAATACGATTGAAACAAGAAAAACTAAAAACCCTAACGGAATCCTTAAAAACCGAATCCAAAAAATGGGGAACCACCGATTTAGGCGAACTCAAACTCAAACTAAAAGAAAAAGTATCAGACCTAGAGAAAAAAGGAATTTCCAAAACTTTTTCATCTGAAGATAGAACTAACAAACAAAGATTAGAAAATAAAATCCAAATTCTTTCAGACAAAATCCGCGAACTAGAACGAAGTATTGTAGAACTGGAAAAAAAGTTAGATACGGGAAAGGCTGTTTTGGAATCACAAATGGTTCCTGCCCAAAAAGAATGGGAAACAAACAAACGTAACTTAGAACTTAAAGAAAAATGGAAAAATGATTTAGAAAGAAACTTTCAAAGTTTGGAGGTGTTGTCCGAAATATTTTCTGAGATGCAAGGTGAAAGTACGGACAAAATGTCCTCTCTTGTTAAATCTTTACAAACAAGAATGGATGCAATCAAAGGAATACGTCCCACAAAACAAATCCAGTGGAATGGATTCTCCGACGAAATCCAAATCACTACAGATTCTTCTAGTGACAGTTTTCTTTTTCAAAACCTATCCACAGGAACCAAAGAACAAATTTCTTATGTTCTACGTTTGGAATATGCCTTCCGCATTGGAAAACAATTCAATTTGCCTTTTTTACTTTTGGACGAACCCTTTCGACATATGGATGTGGAACGTCGTGACTCCGCTCTCAGTTACACTTTACAATGTATCGCTAATGCAGAAGAAGATTGGAAGGTTGTGTTTTTTAGTTTTGATGAAGGTTTGGTGGCAAAGATAAAAGATCTGGCAGATGGTTTCAACCTACCCTGCCAAATCCATGAGTTGACTAAACGAGTTTCTTAG
- a CDS encoding metallophosphoesterase family protein, with the protein MKLLQVSDLHLSKNSPEEQNYSLSVLREILQTAESTKCDRILFCGDLFNTFPDLEALRSEFLKEISSYSGIIYFLPGNHEILEKKGKNNRYADYDWSSKVKVLDTTPYFLFEDSGIEFLSIPHQENYSELLLSPPPAKKTKLRIGLAHGTVSGMSFTGLSEEEEEGGSYLDPNLIQSLGMDYLAIGHLHRARKGTVGNCEVGYAGSSRVWRKGESGKRGGFFIHVEGSTIRTESVYWKSAGEYREILVSLDTEGKPEESIETYLKESSPQDWIVFRFLGYVDSMTEKQKFQETALRDWKSKFRILEFDPDESQITVIQHLSENEFVKQFLDKMNERKEQMDPILWKHTRVTGIRLILEGKKNR; encoded by the coding sequence ATGAAGTTATTACAAGTTTCAGACCTCCACCTTTCTAAAAATTCCCCGGAAGAACAGAATTATTCACTTTCCGTATTACGAGAAATCCTCCAAACAGCAGAGTCTACCAAATGTGATCGTATCCTATTTTGTGGAGATCTTTTTAATACCTTTCCTGATTTAGAAGCACTGCGTTCTGAATTTTTAAAAGAAATATCTTCCTATTCAGGAATCATTTATTTCCTTCCTGGGAATCATGAAATTTTAGAGAAAAAAGGAAAAAACAACCGTTATGCGGATTATGATTGGTCTTCAAAGGTAAAAGTTTTAGACACCACACCTTATTTTTTATTTGAAGATAGCGGAATTGAATTTTTATCCATCCCTCACCAAGAAAACTATTCTGAACTTTTACTTTCTCCTCCACCTGCAAAAAAAACAAAACTTCGGATCGGACTCGCACACGGAACCGTTTCTGGAATGAGTTTTACGGGACTAAGTGAGGAAGAGGAAGAAGGAGGATCATACTTAGATCCCAATTTAATTCAAAGTTTAGGTATGGATTATCTTGCCATTGGACATTTACACCGTGCACGAAAAGGTACTGTTGGAAATTGTGAGGTTGGTTATGCGGGATCATCTCGTGTTTGGAGAAAAGGAGAGTCTGGAAAAAGAGGCGGGTTTTTTATCCATGTAGAAGGAAGTACAATTCGTACGGAATCTGTTTATTGGAAATCTGCTGGTGAATATAGAGAAATTTTAGTGTCCTTGGATACAGAAGGAAAACCGGAAGAGAGTATAGAAACATATCTAAAAGAATCAAGTCCACAAGATTGGATTGTATTTCGTTTCCTTGGTTATGTAGATTCGATGACAGAAAAACAAAAATTCCAGGAAACAGCCCTTCGCGATTGGAAATCTAAATTCCGAATTTTGGAATTTGATCCCGATGAATCACAAATCACTGTCATCCAACACCTTTCTGAAAATGAATTTGTGAAACAATTCCTTGATAAGATGAATGAAAGAAAAGAACAAATGGATCCTATTCTTTGGAAACACACAAGAGTCACCGGGATTCGATTGATCTTAGAAGGTAAAAAAAACCGATGA